In the Candidatus Delongbacteria bacterium genome, TGCTGGACTCCGTGTGTACCTCACTGCTGGTGCTGGATGGGCGTGGTGCGGCTCACCAACTGGCCGACCTGGCCCAGTGGCAGCGCACCCAGCGCCGCCTGCTGGCCGAGGAAGAGGCCGCACGGACCGTGCGCCAGCCCCGCAAGCCGGCTCCCGCCAACCCGGTACCGGCAGCCCCCAGACTGAGCTGGAAGCAGGAACAGGAACTGAAGGCGCTGGAAGAAAAACTGGAAGAGCTGGAACACAGCCTGGAAGGTCTCACGCAGGAACTGGATCTGCCCGAACTGCAGCAGGACCCGGAGCGGCTGCGTGCACATTGCCAGACGCTGCAGGACGAGCAGGATCGCTACGACGAGACTTTTCTGCGCTGGGGCGAACTCGAAGAACTGCGACTGGCGGCCCAGGCGGCGCGCCAGAGCGGCACTCGGGGCAGCCCGTCCTGACCTTCCCCCGCACCGCCCGCGAGATACGGCGGACTGACACACAATCCGACCGCTGTCCCACATCCCCGACTACAGCTCACCCTGCCAGTGACTGATCCTCCACAGGTACAGGCTGGCCACGCTGCGCCAGGGACTCCAGACAAGCGCCCGCTCGATGGCCTGGGCGGGCGTGATGCTTTCCAGCCCGTCCACGCGGCAGATTCCGGCCCGCAGCGCCAGGTCGCCTCCACTGAACACATCGGGCCGCCCCAGCGAGAACAGCAGAAACATCTCGGCACTCCAGCGCCCGATGCCCGTGACACGTGTCAGCGCCTCGATGATCTCTTCCTCGGGTCTGTGGACAAAGCGGTAGTTGCGCAGGTGCCCGCTGTCGAAGGCCTGGGCCAGGCTGCGCAGGTAGCCTCGTTTCTGGCGGCTGATTCCGGCGGACTGGAGGCTGGCGTCGTCGAGACGCAGAAAATCACCGGGCCGGGGATGGCCGGGGCGCGCGCAGAGTGCGAAACAGCGCGCGATCATGGTGGCGGCTGCCCGGTTGGAAACCTGCTGGGCGATGATCGCACGGCAGAGACTGCGGAATGCGGGGCGAGCGGGCCTGAGTTCCAGTGGCCCGATGCGCCCGAACCAGGGAGCCAGCGCCGGGTCCACGCGCTTCAGGTGGGCCAGGGCTTCTGCAGGCAGGAAGCCATTCAATGATGAGGGCACGGTGCGTCCTTTCGCTTGAAGCCCCAAGGTGGGAAACCGGCTGGGTGAGCCACCACGGGAAGTAGGCAACCGCGAACTTTGACCGCTCACGCCAATTTCCACCGAT is a window encoding:
- a CDS encoding DNA-3-methyladenine glycosylase 2 family protein, with amino-acid sequence MPSSLNGFLPAEALAHLKRVDPALAPWFGRIGPLELRPARPAFRSLCRAIIAQQVSNRAAATMIARCFALCARPGHPRPGDFLRLDDASLQSAGISRQKRGYLRSLAQAFDSGHLRNYRFVHRPEEEIIEALTRVTGIGRWSAEMFLLFSLGRPDVFSGGDLALRAGICRVDGLESITPAQAIERALVWSPWRSVASLYLWRISHWQGEL